CCCATGCACAGCGAGCAGCCCGGCATCTCGGTACGCGCACCGGCGCGGCCGTAGATGTTGTAGTAGCCCTCGTCGGACAGCTGGTGCTGGTCCATCTTGGTCGGCGGGGCGATCCACAGGCGCGTGGTCAGCGAGCCGCTGGGGATTTGCTCCAGCAGTTTGCCGGCGGCGCGGAAGTGGCCGATGTTGGTCATGCAAGAACCGATGAAGACCTCGTCGATCTTGTCGCCAGCCACGTCGGACAGGGTCTTGGCATCGTCCGGGTCGTTCGGGCAGCACAGGATCGGTTCCTTGATCTGGTCCATATCGATCTCGATCACCTGAGCGTATTCCGCGTCCTTGTCGGCGCGCATCAGGCTCGGGTTGGCCAGCCAGTCCTGCATCTTGTTGATGCGGCGCTCGATGGTGCGGGCGTCGCCGTAACCGTTGGCGATCATCCACTTGAGCAGGGTGATGTTGGACTTCAGGTACTCGGTCACGCTGTCTTCGGACAGGGTGATGGTGCAACCGGCGGCGGACCGTTCGGCGGAGGCGTCAGACAGTTCGAACGCCTGTTCCACGGTCAGGTCTTCCAGGCCTTCGATTTCGAGAATGCGGCCGTTGAAGACGTTCTTCTTGCCTTTTTTCTCGACGGTCAGCAGGCCTTCCTGGATCGCCTGGTAGGGGATCGCATGCACCAGGTCACGCAGGGTGATGCCCGGCTGGCGTTTGCCCTTGAAACGCACCAGTACGGATTCCGGCATGTCCAGCGGCATGACGCCGGTGGCGGCGGCAAAGGCCACCAGACCGGAGCCGGCCGGGAAGGAGATGCCCAGCGGGAAGCGGGTGTGGGAGTCACCACCGGTGCCGACGGTGTCCGGCAGCAACATGCGGTTCAGCCAGCTGTGGATGATGCCGTCGCCCGGGCGCAGGGACACGCCGCCACGGTTCATAATGAAGTCGGGCAGGGTGTGGTGGGTTTCCACGTCGACCGGCTTCGGGTAAGCGGCGGTATGGCAGAAGGACTGCATGGTCAGGTCGGCCTGGAAGCCCAGGCAGGCCAGATCTTTCAGCTCGTCGCGGGTCATCGGGCCGGTGGTGTCCTGGGAGCCGACGGTGGACATCTTCGGTTCGCAGTACATGCCCGGGCGCACGCCCGGCAGGCCGCAGGCCTTGCCGACCATTTTCTGGGCCAGGGTGAAGCCCTTGCCGGTGTCGACGGGCTGTTGCGGCTTCTTGAACAGGTCGGTTTCGCCCAGGCCGAGGGATTCACGGGCCTTGCCGGTGAGGCCGCGGCCGATGATCAGGTTGATACGGCCGCCAGCGCGCACTTCGTCCAGAATCACCGGGGATTTCAGTTCGAAGGTGCTCAGCACCTCGTCGGTGCCGGCTTTGGTGATCTTGCCTTCGTACGGGTAGATGTCGATGGCATCGCCCATGTTCAGGTTGGACACGTCGGCTTCGAAGGGCAGGGCGCCGGAGTCTTCCATGGTGTTGAAGAAGATCGGTGCGATCTTGCTGCCGATGCAGACACCGCCCGCGCGCTTGTTGGGCACGAAGGGAATGTCGTCACCGAAGTGCCAGAGTACGGAGTTGGTCGCCGATTTACGGCTGGAGCCGGTACCCACCACGTCGCCCACGTAGGCCACCGGGTGGCCTTTGGCTTTCAGTGCTTCCATCTGCTTGAGCGGGCCGATTTCACCCTGTTTTTCCGGGGTGATGCCGTCACGCTCGTTCTTCAGCATGGCATTGGCGTGTACCGGGATGTCCGGGCGGCTCCAGGCGTCCTGGGCCGGGGACAGGTCATCGGTGTTGGTTTCGCCGGTGACCTTGAAGACGGTGACGGTGATCTTGTCGGCCAGAGCCGGTTTGCTGGTGAACCATTCGGCGTTGGCCCAGCTTTCCAGTACGGCTTTGGCGTGTGCGTTACCGGCCTTGGCTTTTTCTTCCACGTCGTGGAAGGCATCAAAGACCAGCAGGGTATGCTTGAGGGCTTCAGCGGCGATTTCTGCGGTTTCGGCGTCGTCCAGCTGGTGAATCAGCGGCTCGACGTTGTAGCCGCCCTGCATGGTGCCCAGCAGCTTGGTGGCGTGCTTGCGGTCGATCAGCGGGGAGCTGGCTTCGCCTTTGGCCAGGGCGGCCAGGAAGGCGGCCTTGACGTAAGCGGCCTGGTCAACGCCCGGCGGAATGCGGTTCGTGAACAGGTCCAGAATGAAGTCTTCTTCGCCCTTGGGCGGGTTCTTCAGCAGCTCTACCAGGTCGGCAACTTGCTGCTCGTTGAGCGGCTTCGGCGGTACGCCTTCGGCGGCGCGCTCTTCCACATGTTTGCGATAGGCTTCAAGCACAGCGCAATCCCTCATCTCGTCGTGGTTTGGATTTCTTTTGGAAATCAAACGCTTGGGGTGTATTTGGGGGTTGGTACGGCGCGCGGAGTATAGCGGTTTTAGCGGCTGATCGGAAGGGGGGCGCCCTAGTACGGGTTCTTGTGGCCCGTCGTGGCGCGGCGAAAACGCTTGTAGCTCCACAGATACTGCGCCGGGGCCTCGCGCACCATGTCTTCCACAGAGCGGTTCAGTGCGGTCAGGGCGGTGTCCAGATCCGGATCGTGGATGGCGGGGTCGGGGTCACGGAAGATCAGCCGGTAGCCATGGGGTTGGCGCAGGGCGGTGCACACGAATACCCGGGCGCCGGTCTGGGCGATCAGTTTGACGCTGAGGGTGCCGGTGTAAGCGGGGACGCCAAAGAAGGGTACAAAACGGCCACTGCCTTCGTCAGCCACCTGGTCGGGCAGGATGCCGGTCATGGCCGAGCCCTGGCGCAGGGTGCGTACCAGCCGGGCGACGCCGCGTGCGGTAGCCGGGTACATGGTGCTGTTGAAGTGCTCGCGGCTGCGCAGGACCAGATCATCCAGCTGCGGCAGTTCCGAAGGGGCAAACATGGCGTGCACGGAGAAGTGGTTGCCGATCCAGTAATTCACCACTTCCCAGCAGCCCAGGTGGGGCACCAGCAGCACCAAGGGCTGACCGCTGGCCAGCGCCTCGCGCAATGGGCCGTCGCCCTCCACGGACTGCACGCGGGCGAGGATGGCGTCCGGGTGGTGCCAGACATAGCCGATCTCGACCGCCGCGCGGGCATCTTCCACCAGTGACTGGCGCACCAGGCGGCGCTGCGCCGAGGCCGGCAGGGTGGGGAAGCAGAGGCGGATGTTGGTCTTGGTAATATGCCGGTGGCGGCCGGGCAGGCTGGCCGCCAGGTGGCCGAGCAGGCCGCCGAGCAGGCGGTTCAGGCGCCAGGGGAGCAGGCTTGCCAGGCGCAGGCCACCGGTGGCCAGGGCGCCTTTCAGGCGTTGTATGCGGTCGGCGTCGGACATGACCCGGCTTCCGTTATTGTGCGTCATCGTCAGGGGGTCGCTATACTACCGCGCCTTGATGCCGCTGTGGTCCCCCGACATGCATGATATTTCCGCCATCCGTGAATTCCTGCCCTGTGCTACACCCGATGCCTGGGTCCAGTGGGCGCTGGAGCACCCGGATATCCTGCTGATCGATCATGCCCATTGCGAGAAGAAGGCTGCCGCCACGGCCCTGAACATGATGTTTCGCTATATGGACCGGGCCGAGCTGCTGGACCCGCTGACCCAACTGGCGCGGGAGGAGTTGCTGCACTTCCAGCAGGTGCTGGGGATGATGCGCAAGCGCGGCATTACCTACAGGGCGCTGTCCTCGGCCCGCTATGCCCAGGGGTTGCGTGAGGTGGCTCGCAGCCACGAGCCGGCCCGTCTGGTGGATATGCTGGTCATCGGTGCGGTGATCGAGGCGCGCTCCTGTGAGCGCTTTGCCGCCCTGGCGCCGCATGTGGATGAGGAACTGGGCCGGTACTACCGCTTTCTTCTTAAGAGTGAGTCGCGACATTTCGAGGATTACCTGCGTCTGGCGCAGCGGTACGCCGCTGAGGACATCAGCGGGCGGGTGGCGGCGTTCGTGGCCCGTGAGGCGGAGCTGATTACCTCTCCCGACACTGAATTCCGGTTTCACTCGGGCATTCCTTCACGCGCCTGTGCCGCCTGAGCACCTCTTCACGCCCCGTCAGCCGGGACATTCGGCCTGATCCGCCCCTCGCCCCGGAGGGGTGGATCTTTACTTGTGGCGCCTTGCGGGCTGGGCTATTCTCGGGTGAGCAGTGCGACTACAACTTTATTACGACTGCCCCATAAGAAATAACAGGACAACAACACGATACTCCCGGGAGAGTACCAATGAGAAAGATAACCAAGGCCCTGCTGCCTGTGCTGCCCCTGGCGGTGGCGCTGAGTGGTTGCGGCAGTGACTCGAAGGTGCGGTTCGAGCCTCAGGCGCCTCAGGATGCCAAAGTCATATTCAATATCCAGCAAGGTGCTGCCGGCCTGCCGTTCCCCGCGGATCTGTTTCTGCAGGGCACTACGGATGGCTCGATCAACCTGCCGGGCAAGCTGAATACCGGCAATGCGC
This region of Isoalcanivorax indicus genomic DNA includes:
- the acnB gene encoding bifunctional aconitate hydratase 2/2-methylisocitrate dehydratase produces the protein MLEAYRKHVEERAAEGVPPKPLNEQQVADLVELLKNPPKGEEDFILDLFTNRIPPGVDQAAYVKAAFLAALAKGEASSPLIDRKHATKLLGTMQGGYNVEPLIHQLDDAETAEIAAEALKHTLLVFDAFHDVEEKAKAGNAHAKAVLESWANAEWFTSKPALADKITVTVFKVTGETNTDDLSPAQDAWSRPDIPVHANAMLKNERDGITPEKQGEIGPLKQMEALKAKGHPVAYVGDVVGTGSSRKSATNSVLWHFGDDIPFVPNKRAGGVCIGSKIAPIFFNTMEDSGALPFEADVSNLNMGDAIDIYPYEGKITKAGTDEVLSTFELKSPVILDEVRAGGRINLIIGRGLTGKARESLGLGETDLFKKPQQPVDTGKGFTLAQKMVGKACGLPGVRPGMYCEPKMSTVGSQDTTGPMTRDELKDLACLGFQADLTMQSFCHTAAYPKPVDVETHHTLPDFIMNRGGVSLRPGDGIIHSWLNRMLLPDTVGTGGDSHTRFPLGISFPAGSGLVAFAAATGVMPLDMPESVLVRFKGKRQPGITLRDLVHAIPYQAIQEGLLTVEKKGKKNVFNGRILEIEGLEDLTVEQAFELSDASAERSAAGCTITLSEDSVTEYLKSNITLLKWMIANGYGDARTIERRINKMQDWLANPSLMRADKDAEYAQVIEIDMDQIKEPILCCPNDPDDAKTLSDVAGDKIDEVFIGSCMTNIGHFRAAGKLLEQIPSGSLTTRLWIAPPTKMDQHQLSDEGYYNIYGRAGARTEMPGCSLCMGNQARVAPNSTVVSTSTRNFPNRLGQGANVYLASAELASVAAVLGKLPTTAEYMEYAATIDSMSAEIYRYLNFDQIAEYQKVADGVKIPVAQAS
- a CDS encoding tRNA-(ms[2]io[6]A)-hydroxylase, with the protein product MHDISAIREFLPCATPDAWVQWALEHPDILLIDHAHCEKKAAATALNMMFRYMDRAELLDPLTQLAREELLHFQQVLGMMRKRGITYRALSSARYAQGLREVARSHEPARLVDMLVIGAVIEARSCERFAALAPHVDEELGRYYRFLLKSESRHFEDYLRLAQRYAAEDISGRVAAFVAREAELITSPDTEFRFHSGIPSRACAA
- a CDS encoding lysophospholipid acyltransferase family protein, whose product is MSDADRIQRLKGALATGGLRLASLLPWRLNRLLGGLLGHLAASLPGRHRHITKTNIRLCFPTLPASAQRRLVRQSLVEDARAAVEIGYVWHHPDAILARVQSVEGDGPLREALASGQPLVLLVPHLGCWEVVNYWIGNHFSVHAMFAPSELPQLDDLVLRSREHFNSTMYPATARGVARLVRTLRQGSAMTGILPDQVADEGSGRFVPFFGVPAYTGTLSVKLIAQTGARVFVCTALRQPHGYRLIFRDPDPAIHDPDLDTALTALNRSVEDMVREAPAQYLWSYKRFRRATTGHKNPY